One Micromonospora sp. FIMYZ51 genomic window carries:
- a CDS encoding amino acid adenylation domain-containing protein: MTVNISAARTHPGRLAVISGSDRLTFADLDRRADAVAVALAARGVRRGDVVALRMERSAAMVTAVLGVLRSGAAYLPVDPAHPPRRQAMVIHESAAGHLITDLAAGPPDGVEVVDVGAALRGEVAADPEALAALPRPTGDDLAYVIFTSGSTGRPKGVLVPHKAVRALGEALVRCGAAGPGHDVVAWNASLSFDASVQQWVRLLRGDTLVLLSESERRDPADLVNVLRRHEVTDLDITPTHLRLLLPHLDRAGLPRLRLLVGGEAIDGELWNALAERRRTGRMVAFNVYGPTECTVDAVVARVGDSPEPVIGRPLPGFGARVVDLAGRDVPTGQRGELLLSGTGVSWGYLGRPASTALAFVPEPAGPPGSRAYRTGDMVRQLPGDALAYLGRRDHQIKIRGIRIELGEIEHELRGLPGVADAVALLSTTPDGTSQIEAAVAAPVEPDSWRSLLTAVLPAAAVPVRLLTLPTLPRNQSGKADRAAVAQLLAADAEASEAPDIEARLTVRQRYVAGVWADVFGARRLTADSEFTALGGHSLSAIVVADRVQRETGRRVTVADVLSAPTVAAFAELLDTLPAGPVPAAVPPAPVARRSAPLAPQQEGLYLLHQMYPHCSAYHVPALLRLDGPLDLDRLARAIATVVTRHAALRTRIGTVADRPVQMVTEPPTEPPLTVHRGDAANVTEWADEVVRRPFALDASLFRAEALITGDGVCHLALVGHHIVVDGWSMEVVQRDIGLAYRGELPAGEPVQFPAVAAALRSAGHRAEVSRQLEYWRDRLAGLPEPIRLPFTRRRPVTPRFRAGRVRRRLDATTAQALRRLAAAYRVPLFPLLTLGLAAVVHRLTGQQDLVLGTPVAGRDGAETSDSVGFFNNSLVLRLSLDPGRPVRDNLRTVARTIVDALANRHVPFDELVRELAPPRIPGANPIFQIWSNMLSYPISPPNLGDDVTVTTETAPVPGALFDLSAYFTDTADGVEVDLVHDADLFDEDRVQTLADDLVATFTAFRTDPDRPLADLRPDAPAVRSPWRTVPSRPAPATDAGAPCLDAGAPCLVAADAGAPCLVAADHTLTAAELRAAIDRCRADLDAADPDRRRPAAIVGARTPALVIALLAALTGNRPYLLIDADLPAARQQRMLTAVENPLRIAATARTPVVHPEPTPAPHGIAVPPGTGYVAFTSGSTGHPRPILASAAPLTALLRWYPETFAITANDRFSALSGVGHDPLLREILPALCAGATLHLPSPADTATPAALVAWLSAQRITVLHLSPTLGRLLAASGATLPTVRLVAFGGGPVHATDVTGLARLCPAARIVSHYGATETPQVAATVDHTTGTGFTTGTGPIVGTDSPTAELLLMDSHGRPAPANGAGEIWVRSPYLALGYLGDPASTARRFLPDPYGEPGVRAYRTGDLGLRRPDGTIEFRGRADRQISVHGNRVELDEIEAILREHPGVHDAVAYLDGEQLAAAASGIPELTPADLRRHLSAMLPPAVRPGELRVVGKIPLTGNGKPDVAALRRTGEPAPAAEALDADLAAVVTRVCTAAFGRTVIGPDVSFFEAGGTSLALIEVEARLSRALGRTIGLTTLFQNPTVHSLTKAIQEASR, encoded by the coding sequence GTGACGGTGAACATCTCTGCGGCCCGCACCCATCCCGGTCGGCTGGCGGTGATCAGCGGCAGCGACCGCCTCACCTTCGCCGACCTGGACCGCCGCGCGGACGCGGTGGCGGTCGCCCTGGCCGCCCGGGGCGTCCGGCGCGGCGACGTGGTCGCGCTCCGGATGGAACGCTCCGCCGCGATGGTGACCGCCGTGCTCGGGGTGCTCCGGTCCGGCGCCGCCTACCTGCCTGTCGATCCCGCGCATCCACCACGCCGACAGGCCATGGTGATCCACGAGTCGGCAGCCGGACACCTGATCACCGACCTGGCCGCCGGTCCACCGGACGGCGTCGAGGTGGTGGACGTCGGCGCTGCGCTGCGTGGCGAGGTCGCAGCGGATCCGGAAGCGCTCGCCGCGCTGCCCCGGCCGACCGGTGACGACCTCGCCTACGTCATCTTCACCTCCGGCTCCACCGGGCGGCCGAAGGGCGTGCTGGTGCCGCACAAGGCCGTTCGCGCACTCGGCGAAGCGCTGGTGCGCTGCGGTGCGGCCGGCCCCGGCCACGACGTGGTGGCGTGGAACGCCAGCCTGTCCTTTGACGCGTCCGTGCAGCAGTGGGTGCGGCTGCTCCGTGGCGACACGCTGGTACTGCTTAGCGAATCCGAGCGCCGGGACCCGGCAGACCTCGTGAACGTGCTGCGCCGTCATGAGGTCACCGACCTCGACATCACCCCGACCCACCTGCGCCTGCTGCTGCCGCACCTGGACCGCGCCGGCCTGCCGCGCCTGCGGCTCCTCGTCGGCGGCGAGGCGATCGACGGCGAGCTGTGGAACGCCCTCGCCGAGCGGCGACGCACCGGCCGGATGGTCGCCTTCAACGTGTACGGCCCGACCGAGTGCACGGTGGACGCCGTCGTGGCCCGGGTCGGTGATTCCCCGGAACCGGTAATCGGCCGGCCGTTGCCCGGATTCGGGGCCCGGGTCGTCGACCTGGCGGGCCGCGACGTCCCCACCGGACAGCGTGGTGAACTGCTGCTCTCCGGCACCGGCGTCTCCTGGGGTTATCTCGGTCGCCCGGCGTCGACCGCGCTCGCCTTCGTCCCCGAACCGGCCGGCCCGCCGGGCAGCCGCGCCTATCGCACCGGTGACATGGTGCGGCAACTTCCCGGCGACGCGCTTGCCTACCTGGGCCGCCGCGACCACCAAATCAAGATCAGAGGAATCCGGATCGAGCTCGGCGAGATCGAGCACGAACTACGCGGCCTGCCCGGCGTCGCCGACGCGGTGGCCCTGCTGAGCACCACCCCGGACGGCACGTCGCAGATCGAGGCCGCGGTGGCCGCGCCGGTCGAGCCGGATTCCTGGCGATCCCTGCTGACTGCCGTCCTGCCCGCCGCGGCGGTGCCCGTACGCCTGCTGACCCTGCCGACCCTGCCGCGCAACCAGAGCGGAAAGGCCGACCGCGCTGCCGTCGCCCAGCTGCTGGCAGCCGACGCCGAAGCGTCGGAGGCACCTGACATCGAAGCGCGGTTGACCGTGCGGCAGCGCTACGTCGCCGGTGTCTGGGCCGATGTCTTCGGCGCTCGCCGGCTCACCGCGGACAGCGAGTTCACCGCGCTCGGCGGCCACTCCCTGTCGGCGATCGTCGTCGCCGACCGGGTACAGCGCGAGACCGGACGCCGCGTCACGGTCGCCGACGTGCTCTCCGCGCCGACCGTCGCCGCCTTCGCCGAGCTGCTCGACACGCTCCCGGCCGGGCCCGTTCCGGCCGCCGTGCCGCCCGCTCCGGTCGCCCGGCGCAGCGCCCCGCTCGCCCCGCAGCAGGAGGGTCTCTACCTGCTGCACCAGATGTACCCGCACTGCTCCGCCTACCACGTCCCCGCGCTGTTGCGCCTTGACGGTCCGCTCGACCTCGACCGGTTGGCCCGCGCGATCGCCACCGTGGTGACAAGGCACGCCGCGCTGCGTACCCGGATCGGCACGGTCGCCGACCGCCCGGTGCAGATGGTCACCGAGCCACCCACCGAGCCGCCGCTCACCGTGCACCGGGGCGACGCGGCGAACGTCACCGAGTGGGCCGACGAGGTGGTCCGGCGGCCGTTCGCGCTGGATGCGTCGCTGTTCCGCGCCGAGGCCCTGATCACCGGGGACGGCGTCTGCCACCTCGCCCTGGTCGGGCATCACATCGTCGTCGACGGCTGGTCGATGGAGGTGGTGCAGCGCGACATCGGCCTCGCCTACCGCGGTGAACTCCCGGCCGGGGAGCCGGTGCAGTTTCCGGCGGTCGCCGCCGCCCTGCGATCTGCGGGCCACCGGGCCGAGGTGTCCCGACAGCTGGAGTACTGGCGGGACCGGCTCGCCGGGCTGCCCGAGCCGATCCGGCTGCCGTTCACCCGGCGGCGGCCGGTCACGCCCCGGTTCCGGGCCGGCCGGGTCCGCCGCCGGCTCGACGCGACGACCGCGCAGGCCCTGCGCCGGCTGGCGGCGGCCTACCGCGTCCCGTTGTTCCCCCTGCTCACCCTGGGCCTTGCCGCGGTTGTGCACCGGCTCACCGGCCAGCAGGATCTCGTCCTCGGCACCCCCGTGGCCGGCCGCGACGGTGCCGAGACCAGCGACTCGGTGGGATTCTTCAACAACTCGCTGGTGCTGCGGTTGTCGCTGGACCCGGGCCGGCCGGTGCGGGACAACCTGCGCACCGTGGCGCGCACCATCGTCGACGCACTGGCGAACCGGCACGTGCCCTTCGACGAACTCGTCCGCGAACTGGCCCCGCCGCGCATCCCCGGTGCCAACCCGATCTTCCAGATCTGGTCCAACATGCTGTCCTACCCCATCAGCCCGCCGAACCTGGGCGATGACGTCACGGTCACCACCGAAACCGCTCCGGTGCCGGGCGCCCTCTTCGACCTCTCCGCATACTTCACCGACACCGCCGACGGCGTGGAGGTCGACCTGGTCCACGACGCGGACCTCTTCGACGAGGACCGCGTACAAACCCTCGCCGACGACCTCGTGGCAACCTTCACCGCCTTCCGCACCGACCCGGACCGCCCACTGGCCGACCTGAGACCGGACGCGCCTGCGGTCCGTTCGCCCTGGCGGACTGTGCCGTCCCGCCCGGCCCCGGCGACCGACGCCGGAGCGCCGTGCCTCGACGCCGGGGCGCCGTGCCTCGTCGCAGCCGACGCCGGGGCGCCGTGCCTCGTCGCGGCCGATCACACGCTCACCGCAGCCGAGCTGCGCGCGGCCATCGACCGGTGCCGGGCTGACCTCGATGCGGCCGACCCCGACCGCCGCCGTCCAGCCGCCATCGTCGGCGCACGCACCCCGGCCCTGGTCATCGCCTTGCTGGCGGCGCTCACCGGCAACCGCCCGTACCTGCTCATCGACGCCGACCTGCCGGCGGCTCGGCAACAGCGGATGCTTACCGCCGTGGAAAACCCGCTGCGCATAGCAGCGACCGCCCGGACGCCTGTCGTCCATCCGGAACCGACCCCCGCGCCGCACGGCATCGCGGTCCCGCCCGGAACCGGTTACGTGGCCTTCACCTCGGGCTCGACCGGCCACCCCAGGCCGATCCTCGCCTCCGCGGCCCCGCTCACGGCACTGCTGCGCTGGTATCCGGAGACCTTCGCCATCACCGCGAACGACCGCTTCTCCGCGCTGTCCGGCGTGGGCCACGATCCGCTGCTGCGCGAGATCCTGCCAGCCCTGTGCGCCGGTGCCACCCTGCACCTGCCCTCGCCCGCCGACACCGCCACCCCGGCCGCCCTCGTGGCCTGGCTGTCCGCGCAGCGGATCACGGTCCTCCACCTCAGCCCCACCCTGGGCAGGCTGCTCGCCGCCTCCGGCGCCACCCTCCCCACCGTCAGGCTGGTGGCCTTCGGCGGAGGCCCGGTCCACGCCACCGACGTCACCGGCCTGGCCAGGCTGTGCCCGGCAGCGCGGATCGTCTCGCACTACGGCGCGACGGAGACACCTCAGGTCGCCGCCACCGTCGACCACACCACCGGCACCGGATTCACCACCGGCACCGGACCGATCGTGGGCACCGATTCCCCCACCGCCGAACTCCTGCTCATGGACTCCCACGGCCGGCCGGCGCCGGCCAACGGTGCCGGTGAGATCTGGGTCCGCAGCCCCTACCTGGCGTTGGGCTACCTGGGCGATCCCGCCAGCACCGCCCGCCGCTTCCTGCCCGACCCGTACGGCGAACCCGGTGTCCGCGCCTACCGGACCGGCGACCTGGGCCTGCGCCGCCCCGACGGCACCATCGAGTTCCGTGGTCGCGCCGACCGCCAGATCTCCGTCCACGGCAACCGGGTCGAGCTCGACGAGATCGAGGCCATCCTGCGCGAACACCCGGGCGTGCACGACGCGGTCGCGTACCTCGACGGTGAACAGCTCGCTGCCGCAGCCTCCGGCATACCCGAGTTGACCCCCGCCGACCTGCGCCGTCATCTCTCGGCGATGCTGCCGCCCGCGGTACGCCCAGGGGAGCTCCGGGTGGTCGGCAAGATCCCGCTCACCGGCAACGGCAAGCCGGACGTCGCCGCGCTTCGGCGTACCGGCGAACCCGCGCCCGCCGCGGAGGCCCTCGACGCCGATCTCGCCGCTGTGGTCACCCGCGTCTGCACCGCCGCATTCGGGCGCACCGTGATCGGCCCGGATGTCAGCTTCTTCGAGGCCGGCGGCACCTCACTCGCGCTGATCGAGGTCGAGGCGCGGCTGAGCCGAGCGCTGGGCCGCACGATCGGGCTGACCACGCTGTTCCAGAACCCCACCGTCCACTCGTTGACCAAGGCGATCCAGGAAGCGTCCCGATGA
- a CDS encoding alpha/beta fold hydrolase, whose protein sequence is MSVRLVPPPPPGDGSVLVVIPYAGSGAAPFRDWAGELGDLASVTTVLLPGREQLFDQPPLRSVPEVVRALAPLVTALHPRPVVLFGHSMGAVIAFALARELRHADASPAALIVSGSGSPCRRDPEQVHLMTDAALIQHTADYGGLPDDLTAHPDLLAVFVPILRADYQLLETWTPPPEPPLDIPMTVLRGVSDTAVTDYQADGWARHAAQQPVERYFAGGHFFVHTARTEVLRTVREVLAAVPRPTNSRN, encoded by the coding sequence ATGAGCGTGCGACTCGTACCTCCGCCGCCGCCGGGCGACGGCTCGGTCCTGGTGGTGATCCCGTACGCGGGCAGCGGCGCGGCGCCGTTCCGCGACTGGGCCGGCGAGCTCGGCGACCTGGCCAGCGTCACCACCGTGCTGCTACCCGGTCGTGAGCAGCTCTTCGACCAGCCGCCGCTGCGGTCCGTGCCCGAGGTGGTGCGGGCACTTGCCCCGCTGGTGACCGCGCTGCATCCTCGCCCGGTGGTGCTCTTCGGGCACAGCATGGGCGCGGTGATCGCCTTCGCGCTCGCCCGCGAGCTGCGCCACGCCGACGCCTCCCCGGCCGCGCTTATCGTCTCCGGCTCCGGTAGCCCCTGCCGTCGCGACCCCGAGCAGGTGCACCTGATGACGGACGCGGCGCTGATCCAGCACACCGCCGACTACGGCGGCCTGCCGGACGACCTGACCGCGCACCCCGACCTGCTCGCCGTCTTCGTGCCGATCCTGCGCGCCGACTACCAGCTCCTGGAGACCTGGACCCCGCCGCCGGAGCCGCCACTGGACATCCCGATGACGGTGCTGCGCGGCGTCAGCGACACGGCGGTGACCGACTACCAGGCCGACGGTTGGGCCCGCCACGCCGCCCAGCAGCCGGTCGAGCGTTACTTCGCCGGCGGCCACTTCTTCGTGCACACCGCCCGTACCGAGGTGCTGCGAACGGTCCGTGAGGTCCTCGCCGCCGTGCCCCGCCCCACGAATTCCCGAAACTGA
- a CDS encoding MFS transporter produces MGRSTWAYLGSYSLSLLGNGIASVLFPLLVLARTGDVLAAGILASVTAAVAAVVGVLAGVVVDLVNRRTVSIVSDVLSAGSVAAVPVVDELWGLNLTWFIALGVIGSFGDMPGMTARETLLPRLVQLDGGKPGALDRLVGVRESLSGALVLIGPGLGGLLVWLVGVSSAALVITAAMSLAAALLSFAMSPRAGEIPQAGAGSARAGVRGMLADLGTGWRFLLGHRLVLGVSLLTAVFVAVIAALQATILPAYFTSENLPEFSGFAALGIAVGSLLSAGVYAATVGKVSRRTWFVIGMVGSGIGFTVIGLMAAPWLVLAAAVFVGLRAELDSRIAALERIRSEVDELIRLGVSPDLSPEALLTMQALGRDPAARNVAIVLTHLIPREETISLVEALKGVPEEFLRINTALLALPAEASEGEIVSLANRAVTALNGFFAAAHSEALPDIGESRAGQPNAEILNAVAMEHMNHAQRRVMQLILDQVTSRG; encoded by the coding sequence ATGGGTCGAAGCACCTGGGCCTACCTGGGCTCGTACAGTCTGTCTCTGCTGGGAAACGGGATCGCGTCGGTGCTGTTCCCGCTGCTGGTGCTCGCGAGGACCGGTGACGTCCTCGCCGCCGGGATTCTTGCCTCGGTGACAGCCGCCGTCGCGGCGGTCGTCGGCGTACTGGCAGGGGTGGTCGTTGACCTGGTCAACCGACGCACCGTGTCGATCGTCAGCGACGTGCTGTCGGCGGGGTCGGTCGCGGCGGTTCCGGTGGTGGATGAGTTGTGGGGGTTGAACCTGACCTGGTTCATCGCGCTCGGCGTGATCGGCTCGTTCGGCGACATGCCGGGGATGACGGCGCGGGAGACCCTGCTTCCCCGTCTCGTCCAGCTCGACGGCGGCAAGCCGGGCGCACTGGACCGGCTGGTCGGCGTACGCGAGTCGCTGTCGGGTGCGCTTGTGCTGATCGGCCCCGGCCTGGGCGGGTTGTTGGTGTGGCTGGTCGGCGTGAGTTCCGCCGCCCTGGTCATCACCGCCGCGATGAGCCTTGCTGCGGCGTTGCTGTCGTTTGCGATGTCCCCTCGGGCGGGTGAAATCCCCCAGGCCGGAGCGGGTTCTGCGCGGGCCGGTGTCCGTGGGATGTTGGCTGATCTCGGAACCGGGTGGCGGTTCCTGCTCGGGCATCGACTGGTGCTGGGCGTGAGCCTGCTGACGGCGGTGTTTGTCGCGGTGATCGCAGCGTTGCAGGCGACGATCCTGCCCGCCTACTTCACGAGCGAGAACCTGCCCGAGTTCAGCGGTTTCGCCGCGCTGGGCATCGCCGTCGGCAGCCTGCTCAGCGCAGGCGTCTACGCGGCGACGGTGGGAAAGGTGTCGCGTCGGACCTGGTTCGTGATCGGCATGGTCGGCAGTGGCATCGGATTCACCGTGATTGGCCTGATGGCAGCACCTTGGCTGGTCCTCGCGGCGGCCGTGTTCGTCGGACTTCGTGCGGAACTCGACAGCAGAATCGCTGCGCTCGAACGCATCCGCTCCGAGGTCGATGAGCTGATCCGGCTCGGCGTCTCCCCCGACCTGTCGCCCGAAGCGCTGCTCACCATGCAGGCACTTGGACGCGACCCCGCCGCACGTAACGTCGCGATCGTGCTGACCCACCTGATTCCGCGCGAGGAGACGATAAGCCTCGTCGAGGCACTGAAGGGCGTACCCGAAGAGTTTTTGCGCATCAACACGGCGCTCCTTGCACTGCCCGCCGAGGCATCGGAGGGCGAGATCGTCTCGCTCGCCAACCGTGCGGTTACCGCGCTCAACGGATTCTTTGCCGCCGCCCACTCCGAGGCGCTCCCGGATATCGGTGAGAGCCGCGCGGGTCAGCCGAACGCCGAGATCCTCAATGCTGTCGCAATGGAGCACATGAACCATGCCCAACGGCGCGTCATGCAGCTCATCCTCGACCAGGTGACCAGCCGTGGGTGA
- a CDS encoding zinc-binding dehydrogenase, producing the protein MRAAVLTRHGADGLEIQDLPGPVAAAGQTLVRVRSAGVNFSDVHIVEGTYSFNPPLPHQPGIEAVGTTDDGRRVLARAGAGAWAERMLSEQVVELPDFVSDRAALAMATQGYSAWHILRTVARVTRGDTVAVTGAAGGVGSIAVQLAKAWGARRVIGAASTSEKRDHAKRLGADVTVDSTSADIGAELVEANGGRQLDVILEMQGGPRFDSAFAALAPFGRCVVYGAASGEQATPVRPEGLMAGTRILAGFSAYNLSTLRREMFPETMIGLFGMIKKGQLDAETGRDYPLADVAQAVRDMRDRATIGKVTLTVAA; encoded by the coding sequence TTGCGTGCAGCAGTGCTGACCCGCCACGGCGCCGACGGCCTGGAGATCCAGGATCTGCCAGGCCCGGTCGCCGCCGCCGGCCAGACCCTGGTCCGGGTACGCAGCGCCGGCGTCAACTTCTCCGACGTGCACATCGTCGAGGGCACCTACTCGTTCAACCCGCCGCTGCCGCACCAGCCGGGCATCGAGGCCGTCGGCACCACCGACGACGGGCGGCGTGTGCTGGCCCGGGCGGGCGCCGGGGCCTGGGCCGAGCGGATGCTCAGCGAGCAGGTCGTCGAGTTGCCCGACTTCGTCAGCGATCGGGCCGCCCTGGCCATGGCGACGCAGGGCTACAGCGCTTGGCACATCCTGCGTACGGTCGCCCGCGTCACTCGCGGCGACACGGTCGCGGTGACCGGCGCGGCCGGCGGGGTGGGCTCGATCGCGGTGCAGTTGGCCAAGGCGTGGGGTGCCCGTCGCGTCATCGGCGCCGCCTCCACCTCGGAGAAGCGCGACCACGCCAAGCGCCTGGGTGCCGACGTCACGGTCGACTCCACTTCCGCCGACATCGGTGCCGAGCTGGTGGAGGCGAACGGTGGCCGCCAGCTCGACGTGATCCTTGAGATGCAGGGCGGTCCCCGCTTCGACTCGGCGTTCGCCGCGCTCGCCCCGTTCGGCCGCTGCGTCGTCTACGGCGCCGCCTCCGGTGAGCAGGCCACGCCGGTACGCCCCGAGGGGCTGATGGCGGGCACCCGGATCCTCGCCGGCTTTTCGGCGTACAACCTCAGCACGCTCCGCCGCGAGATGTTCCCGGAAACCATGATCGGCCTGTTCGGCATGATCAAAAAGGGGCAGCTGGACGCCGAGACCGGCCGCGACTATCCCCTGGCCGACGTCGCCCAGGCCGTGCGGGACATGCGGGACCGGGCCACGATCGGCAAGGTCACCCTGACCGTCGCGGCGTGA
- a CDS encoding ricin-type beta-trefoil lectin domain protein, with protein sequence MPAGLRGRLLKLATAGIAVAVGLFTVTVATGSASAADNPYQRGPDPTRTSVAAVNGPFANTSVSVPTGYGFNGGRIYYPTDTSQGTFGAIAISPGYTALFSAELAWMGPWLASHGFVVIGIETNSRNDFDTARGTQLLAALDYLTQQSPVRDRVDPSRLAVSGHSMGGGGALSAAMRRSSLKAVVGITPYSPSSNLASNQVPTMIISGQADTVVTPSYALGLYNSLPASTESAYLEVAGGDHGFMVGRSNPVLIRTMLPFLKMFIDNDARYSQFLCPLLDNSGVVTYRSTCPLLPPGATTPPPTGTPTPTPTTTPTTPPPGSASEIVGVQSGRCLDVPNASRSNGTRVQLYDCNKQTNQSWTYTANKQLRVYGDMCLDAGGSGNGAAVQIYSCHGQTNQQWNVNSNGTISGVQSGRCLDVWSTANGAQVQLYDCHGQTNQRFNLVSLGR encoded by the coding sequence AGGGCGGCTGCTCAAGCTCGCCACGGCCGGGATCGCAGTCGCCGTCGGGTTGTTCACCGTGACGGTGGCGACCGGATCGGCGTCGGCCGCCGACAACCCGTACCAGCGGGGGCCGGACCCCACCCGGACCAGCGTCGCGGCCGTGAACGGCCCCTTTGCCAACACGTCGGTGAGCGTCCCGACCGGGTACGGCTTCAACGGCGGCAGGATCTACTACCCGACCGACACCAGCCAGGGCACCTTCGGGGCCATCGCGATCTCGCCGGGCTACACCGCGTTGTTCTCCGCCGAGCTGGCCTGGATGGGACCGTGGCTGGCATCGCACGGCTTCGTCGTGATCGGCATCGAGACCAACAGCCGTAACGACTTCGACACGGCCCGAGGCACCCAGTTGCTCGCCGCGTTGGACTACCTGACCCAGCAGAGCCCGGTACGCGACCGGGTCGACCCGAGCCGGTTGGCCGTCTCCGGTCACTCCATGGGTGGCGGTGGAGCGCTCAGCGCAGCCATGCGGCGCTCGTCGTTGAAGGCAGTGGTCGGCATCACGCCGTACTCGCCGTCGTCGAACCTGGCCAGCAACCAGGTGCCCACGATGATCATCTCCGGGCAGGCGGACACGGTGGTCACCCCGTCCTACGCCCTCGGCCTCTACAACAGCCTCCCGGCCAGCACGGAGAGCGCGTACCTGGAGGTTGCCGGTGGTGACCATGGGTTCATGGTCGGGCGGTCGAACCCGGTGCTGATCCGGACCATGCTGCCGTTCCTGAAGATGTTCATCGACAACGACGCCCGGTACAGCCAGTTCCTCTGCCCGCTGCTGGACAACAGCGGCGTGGTCACCTACCGCAGTACCTGCCCGCTGCTGCCGCCGGGGGCGACCACTCCGCCGCCGACCGGTACGCCGACGCCGACCCCCACCACCACCCCGACCACGCCTCCGCCCGGTTCCGCCAGCGAGATCGTCGGAGTGCAGTCGGGCCGGTGCCTCGACGTACCCAACGCCTCGCGCTCCAACGGCACCCGGGTCCAGCTCTACGACTGCAACAAGCAGACGAACCAGTCCTGGACCTACACCGCGAACAAGCAACTACGGGTCTACGGCGACATGTGCCTGGACGCCGGAGGATCCGGCAACGGCGCCGCCGTCCAGATCTACAGCTGCCACGGACAGACCAACCAGCAATGGAACGTCAACTCCAACGGCACCATCAGCGGCGTCCAATCCGGCCGCTGCCTGGACGTCTGGAGCACCGCCAACGGAGCCCAGGTCCAGCTCTACGACTGCCACGGACAAACCAACCAGCGGTTCAACCTGGTGTCCCTGGGAAGATGA
- a CDS encoding ATP-grasp domain-containing protein, whose protein sequence is MNADVILVGYGRTWLDHIERLWPGARVLLVVEPAVVRDRRVRQHLAESWPGHELYELEYRRPLAADLFHLWHPELTARAILPTDDTGVPFAARLAERLGLPGSGGVPAVILSDKWRLRQLADVAGVSSPAWQVVRDVAEATAFAERAGGEIVLKPAARAGSSGVELVAEPAGLPAAWQRMFRSDAETYLAEQRVIGEQYSTNLLLDRGEVRFANVTGAHVTPGRHPVPVTHFVDPGLAPQLHDTLVDAGRRLTVAAGFGTGFVHIEWIVRDGTPWLIEAAGRFPGGLMMLLIGYAHEVDTMADYLAVMSGGPVPAVPPRPARHATVALSVPASPGRVSAVHGTAQAAALPGVLAVELAVGAGDEVGELVSIPRIPGRVAAIGATLDEATRTARSALATVRIVTGG, encoded by the coding sequence ATGAACGCGGACGTGATCCTCGTCGGGTACGGCCGTACCTGGCTCGACCACATCGAGCGGCTGTGGCCCGGCGCACGCGTGCTGCTCGTCGTGGAGCCGGCCGTGGTCCGTGACCGGCGCGTCCGGCAGCACCTGGCCGAGTCCTGGCCCGGTCACGAACTCTACGAACTCGAATACCGTCGTCCGCTCGCCGCCGACCTGTTCCACCTGTGGCATCCGGAGCTGACGGCGCGTGCGATCCTGCCGACCGACGACACCGGTGTCCCGTTCGCCGCCCGCCTCGCCGAACGGCTCGGTCTGCCCGGCTCCGGCGGCGTCCCGGCGGTGATCCTGTCGGACAAGTGGCGGCTGCGGCAGCTCGCCGACGTGGCCGGCGTCAGTTCCCCGGCCTGGCAGGTGGTACGCGACGTCGCCGAGGCGACGGCCTTCGCCGAGCGGGCCGGCGGCGAAATCGTCCTCAAGCCGGCGGCCCGAGCCGGCTCGTCCGGTGTGGAGCTCGTCGCCGAACCCGCCGGGCTCCCTGCCGCCTGGCAGCGGATGTTTCGCTCGGACGCCGAGACCTATCTGGCGGAGCAGCGCGTGATCGGCGAGCAGTACAGCACGAACCTGCTGCTCGACCGGGGCGAGGTGCGCTTCGCCAACGTCACCGGTGCCCACGTCACGCCCGGCCGGCATCCCGTGCCGGTGACCCATTTCGTCGATCCCGGGCTGGCACCGCAGCTGCACGACACCCTCGTCGACGCGGGTCGCCGGCTCACCGTGGCCGCCGGGTTCGGCACCGGCTTCGTACACATCGAATGGATCGTGCGGGACGGCACGCCGTGGCTGATCGAGGCCGCCGGACGTTTCCCCGGCGGCCTGATGATGCTGCTGATCGGCTATGCGCACGAGGTCGACACGATGGCTGACTACCTGGCCGTCATGTCCGGCGGTCCGGTGCCGGCCGTCCCGCCACGACCGGCCAGGCACGCGACGGTCGCCCTGAGTGTCCCGGCCTCGCCGGGCAGGGTTTCGGCTGTGCACGGTACGGCGCAGGCCGCGGCTCTTCCCGGCGTGCTCGCCGTGGAGTTGGCCGTCGGAGCGGGCGACGAGGTGGGGGAGCTGGTCTCGATCCCGCGAATTCCGGGCCGGGTGGCCGCGATCGGCGCGACCCTCGACGAGGCGACCCGGACCGCGCGCAGCGCGCTGGCGACCGTCCGGATCGTGACTGGGGGCTGA